Below is a window of Tolypothrix bouteillei VB521301 DNA.
AAAATTGTCACGGGTTCTTTCATGCCTTTAGGTTCTATTTGCAGCTGTCCGGTAACCTGGAGGTCAATATCAGCATCCTTGCGAGTATTTTCGGAAATTAAAATTTGTCCCCCCACTGTATAAGATTCGATTCGAGCTGCCAAATTGACATGACTGCCAATAACTGTGTACTGGGCGCGTTTTTGAGAACCGATGTTCCCCGCCACAACCTCGCCTGTATTGATCCCAATTCCCATTTCGAGCATTGGTAAATTCATTTGCTGAATTTGTTCGTTCACGTGCTGCATTGCTAATTGCATTCCTACAGCACAGGCGATGGCTCTTTGGGAATCATCATTACGATTTATGGGCGCACCAAACATGACAAAGATGCCATCACCCATAAAGTCACTAATTGTCCCTTTGTAGCGATCGATAACATCTGTCATGGCTCCTAAATAAAGATTGAGAACGTTGACGACTTGTTCGGGTGGTAATTGTTCGGAAAGAGCCGAGAAACCTCTAAGGTCGGAGACAAGGACTGTGACTTTTTTTCGCTCTCCCCCTAACTTTAAACCAGAAGGAGTTTCTAATATATTTGCAAGTATTTCATTTGTCAGATAGCGACCGAGAGTTTTTCTCATTTCGGTAGCACTTTGGGCAAGATACTGGGTAACAGCGATCGCCGAGCCTGCTAATGCTAGCAGTGAAGGGACAACGGGAATCCACCAACCAGCTAGAAACGCCATAAAGCTACCACCCAGCAGACAGCAACTGGCTAGGAAAATACTGACAATCGTGATATTTTTCTGAGTGTTATTGTGTCGTTGCACCCAACACAAAGTGGCACCAAAGATTGCTGCAATTAAAATCAACAACCATTCTAGCACCTCAGGTAAGCATTTTATGAGTGGACGATTATCCAAAGCCGCACTTAAAATTTGACTGATTAAATTAGCATGAATTGTTACACCCGCCATGCGTTTGGGGGAAGTTAATATATGACTGCTATAAGGCGTGTAGAATACATCTTTCAAACTTTCAGCAGATGCTCCAATTAATACCACCTTGCCACGCATTAAATCTGGCGGAATGCGGTCTTCTTGAACATTTGTGAGGGAAATTTTGGTAAACTGCTGTATCCCTCCCCGGTAATTTAACAGCACTTGGTAGCTACCAGCATCCGCTCGGACATAGCCCCCATCATTAGGTTCAAAAGTATAAAAAACACTTTCACCCAATTGCAAGTAATTGGAGTTACTTTTTGCTGGCTTTGCAGTAATCCCTTCAGGTTTTAAGTACAACAATGCGAGTTTTAACCCAAAACTTTCAAGAGTCTCCTCCTCGTTTAAATTTAGATACAACAATCCGCGCCGAACTTTACCATCGCTGTCTAAGGGGAAATCGTTGGCTCCAATTTGCTGGCGTTGTTTGAGTATGGGAGAGGGATTGACCGCAGAACTGTCGGAAGTATCGGAAACTTTTTGTACTCCAATTATATTGGGAGTGGACTCAAAGACCTCGCGCAGTTTTTGATGACCGGGCTCTACGGGTAAATCTCGATAGAGATCTAAACCTATGGCTCTAGGTTGCTGCTGTTTGATTTTCTCTAATACTCTAGCAAGCTCTCGATCGGATATGGGCCAATGACCTTGTTTGCGAATATCTGCTTCGTTAATATCAACTATCACAATACGTGTATCAACTGGCTCTCGAGGTCGGAGGAGAAAAAATTGATCCAGTGCTGCTAATTCTAATAATTGGAGTAATCCAGTTAAGCGGAGTGCGATTGTTAGGGCTGTAACACTGGGAAATGCAAATAAAATAACCCGCCATTGCCAAATTCGCGGTTTCAGCTTTGTCCACATCATTATTTTTTATCAAAAATTAGGAAACCGCAGATGCACGCAGATAAACCAATTAAATGGAGTCATAAATAATACGATTTCCTGGAAAAAGTTAGACCATTTCTCCAAAATCAGACGACAGATTGAAAAAAGATTTGCAGTTGCAATAGGGGTGCTACTGTATCTCAACTATTTCGGTGATGCATTTTCTGCCGTACAGCAATCGATCAATGGTTCTGAGGCGATCGCATTTAAACCAACTGATTTTAAAAATTGTCTCCAATTCATCTTTACTTTTAAGTTTTGTGGCTCAGTACGGCGCAGCTGCACGAGAGTTGTTAATCCTTCATGCCAAATCCCTGCTTCTGCATAAATAGCAGGTAACTTCCACAAATCTGCCTTGGCTAAGGCTTCCGACAGGGGTAATTCTGCTTGAGTGCGTTCTACCCAGCCATCGACAAGAGGATTCTCGCTAGCGTCTTCAGCATTGCAAACAATGGTGAAATACCAGTGATAAGTTTTACCCACGGCAAGTGCGGGAGCACTATCGGGAATTTTAAAGCTAATGATTCCGGGTTTATTGGGAAGAGTCAGGGATGTTTCATATAATACTTCTCGATCTTTATCAGCTAGAAGTACAAACTTGGCTGTTTGGGCCGAAGATGAAGGTACATACCAAAAAAATGTTGGACGTTCAGCTAATGTCAGCCCCAATTTCTCTGAAGGCGTTAAGGGGGTTAGTTGTTTGTTTCCTTTTAGACAAGAGACACTGCGAGTCCCTCCACCAGCACTTGCAGGAGGTTTTCCCCGCTTTGGTGGCTTAAAAACTTGACTGATTTGCCATGTTTTAGGTGTGTGGTAACTCTGGTTCTGCGGTGTGAGAGCAGAGACCCGAAGGAAATTCCAACAAACAGGTAAGGAAAGGGCTGCAAGATACAAAGATGCTTGAATCCATTTCATGTCGATATAAATGCATGAGTTTTAGAGATTGACTCTATTATTGTTCCCAAAACTTGGGTCGAATATCGATCGTTCGAGGGCTTTTGGGAATGCTATAGCTAGTAAGCTAGAGAATAAAGGTGCTGTTATGGCAAAATGGAGGGTATGTGATTTAATCCGATGGCATTCGCTTGTATTGCTAGCAGGTCGCACTAGTATTTTTTTTGCCAGCATTTTGTTGTTTGTTGAATCAAGTTCTGTCACTGCCAAAGAATCTTGGGTAGTGAATGTTACACAACGATCGCAGACAAGTTTGCCAAATTCAACTCCTGCTGATGCTGAAAAATTGTTTCAAGAGGGAAAACAACTCTACGAGCAAGGAACAGCAGAATCTTTGCTACAAGCGATCGCCAAATTTGAAGCTGTACTTCCACTGTATCGTAAATTGGGCGATCGCTCATCAGAAGCCTTCACCCTCGGTCATCTTGGTAAAATCTACTCAGATTTAGGACAGCAGAAAAAAGCACTGGATTATTTAAATCAAACCCTATCACTGAGGCGACAGATAGGAGATAAAAAAGGACAAACGATTACTCTGAGTAACATTGGCAAAGTCTACTTAGATTCAGGAGAACTCCAAAAAGCGTTGGACTATTTTCACCAAGCCCTGTTGCTCAAGCAACAGATGGGAGATAAAGCAGGAGAAGCTATCAGTCTTAACAACATTGGCAATGTCTACTTAGATTTAGGCGATCCGCAAAAGGCATTGAATTATTTTCAACAATCTCTTTCCTTGAGGAAACAGGTGGGAGATAAACGAGGGGAAGCTCGTACTCTTAATAATATTGGTTATGTCTACTTGGATTTTGGAGCACAGCAAAAAGCACTAGAATATTTCCGTCAATCTTTACCGTTGTATCAAAAAACAGGAGATAAGTCAGCAGAAGCACATACTCTCAATAATATCGGTACAGTCTACTTACACTTGAGAGAAACGCAAAAAGCGCTCGATTATTTTCAGCAATCCCTTGTTCTCAAACGACATACAGGAGACAAACTGGGGGAAGCTGGGAGCCTAAACAATATTGGTACAGTTTACTTAAATTTAGGAGAAAAACAAAAAGCGCTGGATTATTTCCAACAATCTTTACCTTTATTTCAATCTGTAGAAAATAAATTAGGGTTAGCAGCCAATCTTAATAATATTGGCAGAGTTCACTTAAGTTTGGGAGAACAGCAAAAAGCACTGGATTATTTCCACCAAGCTTTACCTGTATATCAACAGCTAGGAAACAGGGGAGGGGAAGCGCAGAGCTTGTATAACATTGCCTCCGTTCAACGGAATCAAGGCAATCTTAATGCAGCTCTCACTCAAATCAAAACAGTCATCGAC
It encodes the following:
- a CDS encoding CHASE2 domain-containing protein translates to MMWTKLKPRIWQWRVILFAFPSVTALTIALRLTGLLQLLELAALDQFFLLRPREPVDTRIVIVDINEADIRKQGHWPISDRELARVLEKIKQQQPRAIGLDLYRDLPVEPGHQKLREVFESTPNIIGVQKVSDTSDSSAVNPSPILKQRQQIGANDFPLDSDGKVRRGLLYLNLNEEETLESFGLKLALLYLKPEGITAKPAKSNSNYLQLGESVFYTFEPNDGGYVRADAGSYQVLLNYRGGIQQFTKISLTNVQEDRIPPDLMRGKVVLIGASAESLKDVFYTPYSSHILTSPKRMAGVTIHANLISQILSAALDNRPLIKCLPEVLEWLLILIAAIFGATLCWVQRHNNTQKNITIVSIFLASCCLLGGSFMAFLAGWWIPVVPSLLALAGSAIAVTQYLAQSATEMRKTLGRYLTNEILANILETPSGLKLGGERKKVTVLVSDLRGFSALSEQLPPEQVVNVLNLYLGAMTDVIDRYKGTISDFMGDGIFVMFGAPINRNDDSQRAIACAVGMQLAMQHVNEQIQQMNLPMLEMGIGINTGEVVAGNIGSQKRAQYTVIGSHVNLAARIESYTVGGQILISENTRKDADIDLQVTGQLQIEPKGMKEPVTIFEIRGIGGDYNLFLPQDDEGIIDLEQVVPVEYTVLQGKHAVGAVFQGELVSLSEKGAHLRSPHSLDILSNLKLKLLIEADLETEEKYFYAKVIKQSGDSGYHFLIRFTAIPPRAIAVLNTLRNTS
- a CDS encoding DUF928 domain-containing protein; translation: MKWIQASLYLAALSLPVCWNFLRVSALTPQNQSYHTPKTWQISQVFKPPKRGKPPASAGGGTRSVSCLKGNKQLTPLTPSEKLGLTLAERPTFFWYVPSSSAQTAKFVLLADKDREVLYETSLTLPNKPGIISFKIPDSAPALAVGKTYHWYFTIVCNAEDASENPLVDGWVERTQAELPLSEALAKADLWKLPAIYAEAGIWHEGLTTLVQLRRTEPQNLKVKMNWRQFLKSVGLNAIASEPLIDCCTAENASPK